One window of Paludibacter propionicigenes WB4 genomic DNA carries:
- a CDS encoding UDP-2,3-diacylglucosamine diphosphatase translates to MIYFLSDAHLGSLLVKDKRAHEKKLVDWLDHVKADATVIYLLGDIFDFWFEYKTVVPKGFVRVLGKLAELTDAGIEIHFFIGNHDIWTFGYLEKEVGLIVHKKPYTVKLGNKNFYLAHGDGISANDHGFKFIRKIFHSDTAQKLFRLVPAQLGQNFGYNWSKNNRLKHQEYDSKYLGEDKEPLVLFAKKHIQEYGVDFMIFGHRHIALDLQLKENKRVVILGDFVKQFSYGVFDGGNFSLEYFGSEQ, encoded by the coding sequence ATGATTTATTTTCTTTCTGATGCCCATTTGGGTTCATTGCTTGTAAAGGATAAACGCGCTCACGAAAAAAAACTTGTTGACTGGTTGGATCATGTAAAAGCTGATGCTACTGTCATTTATTTGCTGGGTGATATATTCGACTTTTGGTTCGAATATAAAACAGTTGTGCCCAAAGGATTTGTCCGCGTGTTGGGAAAACTGGCCGAACTGACTGATGCAGGCATTGAAATTCATTTCTTTATCGGGAACCATGATATATGGACGTTTGGGTATCTGGAGAAAGAGGTTGGATTGATTGTCCATAAAAAACCTTATACGGTCAAGCTCGGAAACAAGAATTTCTATTTGGCGCATGGCGATGGAATTTCGGCAAATGATCACGGTTTTAAGTTTATCCGGAAGATTTTTCACAGCGATACTGCACAAAAGTTATTCCGGCTTGTGCCGGCTCAGTTAGGTCAGAATTTTGGATATAACTGGTCAAAAAACAACCGATTAAAACATCAGGAATACGATAGTAAATACCTGGGAGAAGACAAGGAACCTCTTGTGCTTTTTGCCAAAAAACATATTCAAGAATATGGCGTTGATTTTATGATTTTTGGTCATCGTCATATAGCTCTTGATCTTCAGTTGAAAGAAAATAAAAGGGTTGTTATTCTGGGCGATTTTGTCAAACAGTTTTCATACGGAGTGTTTGACGGAGGAAATTTCAGTCTGGAGTATTTTGGAAGTGAACAATAA
- a CDS encoding mechanosensitive ion channel family protein: MFEQIFYKNSLRDWLISLAIIAGALILNKIIILLNKHLIQKLTAKTKNRLDDILFKMLQAPVLLGIILVAIWFAARRLELGTHIESTILKAYKVLTVINITWFVARLANALLEEYLAPKAADKNTLKYLDNHLMSILRRAVLAVIWSFGVVMALNNVGVNVGTLIAGLSIGGLAFALAAQDTIKNIYGGFTIFTDRPFRIGDRIKVDSFDGFVEEIGIRSTRIRTLEKRLVTIPNYKLVEASVENISEEPMRRVLMKLGLTYNTTPEKMNEAMSILRDMPNRINNVFEKDIVVAFTDFTDFALVITFVYFIRKNADVMETPSLVNSEILRAFNAAGLQFAYPTQTIYIEKD; the protein is encoded by the coding sequence ATGTTCGAACAAATATTCTACAAAAACTCGCTTCGCGACTGGCTGATATCACTAGCCATCATTGCCGGTGCATTGATTCTTAATAAAATAATCATCCTGCTAAACAAACATTTGATTCAAAAGCTGACTGCCAAAACAAAGAATCGTTTAGATGATATTTTATTCAAAATGCTTCAGGCTCCTGTACTTTTGGGTATTATCCTTGTTGCCATATGGTTCGCTGCACGAAGACTTGAATTGGGAACTCATATTGAAAGTACGATTCTTAAGGCATATAAAGTTCTTACAGTCATCAATATTACCTGGTTTGTTGCTCGGTTGGCCAATGCTTTGCTGGAAGAATATTTAGCACCTAAAGCCGCTGATAAAAATACGCTAAAATACCTCGACAATCATTTAATGTCTATTCTCCGTCGAGCCGTTCTGGCTGTGATTTGGTCATTTGGCGTAGTCATGGCGCTTAACAATGTAGGCGTTAACGTAGGAACACTTATTGCAGGGTTAAGTATCGGTGGTTTGGCATTTGCTCTGGCAGCGCAAGACACGATTAAGAATATCTACGGAGGTTTTACCATCTTCACCGACCGCCCTTTCCGTATTGGCGATCGTATCAAGGTGGACAGTTTTGATGGTTTTGTAGAAGAAATTGGTATCCGCAGCACACGCATTCGCACATTGGAAAAACGACTGGTAACGATACCTAATTACAAACTGGTAGAAGCTTCAGTTGAAAATATATCTGAGGAGCCAATGCGGCGCGTATTAATGAAACTTGGGCTGACTTATAACACAACTCCCGAAAAGATGAACGAAGCCATGTCGATACTGCGCGATATGCCAAACAGAATAAACAATGTATTTGAGAAAGATATTGTAGTGGCTTTTACTGATTTTACCGATTTTGCGCTAGTTATTACATTTGTATATTTCATTAGGAAAAATGCTGATGTAATGGAAACTCCCTCGCTGGTAAATAGCGAGATACTCCGGGCATTCAACGCTGCAGGACTTCAATTTGCTTATCCTACACAAACTATTTACATCGAAAAGGACTAA
- a CDS encoding DNA topoisomerase 3 → MIVCIAEKPSVARDIAEVLGAKTRKDGYIEGNGYQVTWTFGHLCGLLEPHEYAPEWKAWALSHLPMIPQRFGIKVMNDSGIQKQFHVIETLMASADEVVNCGDAGQEGELIQRWVMQKALCKCPVKRLWISSLTEEAIREGFSKLKDQSQFQSLYEAGLSRAIGDWLLGMNATRLYTLKYGKNRQVLSIGRVQTPTLALIVNRQLEIENFKPEAYWELKTVYRDTIFSASKGRFSSVEEGTNFLETVRTADFFVTDITTKKGTESAPRLFDLTSLQVECNKKFAYSADETLKIIQSLYEKKVTTYPRVDTTYLSDDIYPKIPDILKGIKDYELLTKPLLAGKLPKTKKVFDNAKVTDHHAIIPTGVHPTALTDTEKKVFDLVARRFIANFYPECKISTTTVLGEVEKVEFKVNGKQILDPGWRVVFAKIKNDGDEQEEEDEKTLPLFEKGESGPHEPTLAEKWTSPPKPYTEATLLRAMETAGKLVDNDELRDALKENGIGRPSTRAAIIETLFKRDYIRKEKKNLIATTTGVELIQIIQEDLLKSAELTGLWEKKLRQVEKGEYLAKDFLAELKAMVTEIVFNVKSDNRRPGDAALHPAKPSLEGTPCPLCGKGTLLKGNTAYGCSEWKTGCTYRQAF, encoded by the coding sequence ATGATTGTTTGCATTGCCGAAAAGCCCAGTGTGGCGCGTGATATTGCCGAAGTGCTCGGAGCCAAAACCCGAAAAGATGGATATATTGAAGGAAACGGTTATCAGGTGACCTGGACATTCGGGCATCTTTGCGGTTTACTGGAGCCGCATGAATATGCGCCCGAATGGAAGGCCTGGGCGTTGAGTCATTTGCCTATGATTCCGCAGCGGTTTGGCATCAAGGTGATGAACGATAGCGGTATTCAGAAACAATTTCATGTGATTGAAACTCTGATGGCAAGTGCCGACGAGGTGGTGAACTGCGGTGATGCGGGGCAGGAGGGAGAGCTTATTCAGCGTTGGGTGATGCAAAAAGCATTGTGTAAATGTCCCGTGAAACGCTTGTGGATTTCATCGTTAACAGAAGAAGCTATCCGCGAAGGTTTTTCAAAACTGAAAGACCAGAGTCAGTTTCAGTCGCTTTACGAAGCCGGACTGTCGCGGGCCATTGGTGACTGGCTGCTGGGTATGAATGCCACCCGACTTTACACGCTGAAATATGGTAAAAACCGGCAGGTTCTGTCTATCGGGCGGGTACAAACACCTACCTTGGCATTGATAGTAAACCGACAGCTAGAAATAGAAAATTTTAAGCCAGAAGCTTATTGGGAATTAAAAACTGTGTACCGCGATACGATTTTTTCGGCTTCCAAAGGGCGGTTTTCCAGCGTAGAAGAAGGTACCAACTTTCTGGAAACGGTTCGCACTGCCGACTTTTTTGTGACCGATATTACCACCAAAAAAGGAACCGAATCGGCACCGCGCCTGTTCGATTTGACCTCGCTTCAGGTGGAGTGCAATAAGAAATTTGCGTATTCGGCCGACGAAACGCTGAAAATAATACAAAGCTTGTACGAAAAAAAGGTAACTACCTATCCTCGTGTGGATACTACGTATTTAAGTGATGATATTTATCCTAAAATTCCGGACATTCTCAAAGGGATAAAAGACTACGAATTACTTACTAAACCCTTGTTGGCTGGCAAACTTCCTAAAACGAAAAAGGTATTTGATAATGCCAAAGTGACCGACCACCACGCCATTATTCCCACCGGTGTGCATCCTACTGCATTGACCGATACCGAGAAAAAGGTTTTTGACCTTGTGGCTCGTCGGTTTATAGCCAACTTTTATCCCGAATGTAAGATTTCGACTACCACCGTGTTGGGCGAAGTGGAAAAGGTGGAATTTAAGGTCAACGGAAAACAAATTCTGGATCCGGGTTGGCGCGTGGTATTTGCCAAAATCAAAAATGACGGCGACGAGCAAGAAGAAGAGGATGAAAAAACTTTGCCCTTGTTCGAAAAAGGCGAAAGTGGCCCACACGAACCTACACTGGCCGAAAAGTGGACTTCTCCGCCCAAACCTTATACCGAAGCTACCTTGCTTCGAGCTATGGAAACAGCCGGAAAGCTCGTTGATAATGACGAACTGCGTGATGCTTTGAAAGAAAACGGCATCGGTCGCCCGTCTACGCGCGCTGCCATTATCGAAACGTTGTTTAAACGTGATTATATCCGAAAGGAAAAGAAAAATCTTATTGCTACCACCACAGGCGTAGAGTTGATTCAGATAATTCAGGAAGATCTGCTCAAATCGGCCGAGCTGACAGGTTTGTGGGAGAAAAAACTCCGACAGGTAGAAAAGGGAGAATACCTGGCAAAGGATTTTCTGGCCGAACTCAAAGCCATGGTTACCGAAATAGTGTTTAATGTCAAGAGTGATAACCGCCGTCCGGGCGACGCTGCTTTGCATCCTGCCAAACCCTCACTCGAAGGCACACCTTGTCCGCTTTGCGGAAAAGGAACACTGCTCAAAGGAAATACAGCGTACGGATGCAGTGAATGGAAAACCGGATGTACCTACAGGCAGGCTTTTTGA
- a CDS encoding NAD(+) synthase, with product MNNGFVRVAAAIPDLRVADCAFNVSCIADLVRRGEEEKAQVICFPELSVTGYTCADLFFQQQLLSDAEKALNELQMLTFSTTSVIIVGMPVRVQNQLFNTAVVLQGGHILGVVPKTHLPNNNEFYEKRWFSPSTATGVQRITLSGEDVPFGTDLLFSDGKFSFGIELCEDLWVPIPPSSQHALHGADIIFNLSATNELIGKHQYLRQLIEQQSARCNAGYVYSSAGAGESTTDVVYAGNGIIVENGKIIASSERFSFEPQLIVSDVDIERLQADRMRNTNYTNEKSDKTYRTIKLEDAHFTQFELKRTFDKHPFVPPLTNRDASCEEIFSIQVGGLAKRWKHTKAETVVVGISGGLDSTLALLVCVKTADKLGIDRKHIFGITMPGFGTTDRTYTNALNLMKSLGITMLEISIKDACIQHFKDINHDPDTHDVTYENTQARERTQILMDIANKHNGLVIGTGDLSESALGWATYNGDHMSMYAVNSGVPKTLVRYLVDWAAHKLESQSEEILRDILDTPVSPELLPADESGNIAQKTEDIVGPYELHDFFLYYMVRFGFSPSKIMFLAQNAFGDIYADDVIEKWLKIFIRRFFAQQFKRSCIPDGPKVGSINLSPRGDWRMPSDAVAFLVN from the coding sequence ATGAACAACGGATTTGTACGAGTAGCTGCTGCCATTCCCGATCTGCGGGTGGCCGATTGTGCTTTTAATGTGTCCTGCATAGCGGATTTAGTTCGTCGGGGCGAAGAGGAAAAAGCACAGGTAATCTGTTTCCCTGAACTATCGGTCACGGGCTATACCTGTGCCGATTTATTTTTTCAGCAACAACTGCTAAGCGATGCCGAGAAAGCACTTAATGAACTTCAGATGCTCACGTTTTCTACTACTTCAGTGATTATCGTGGGAATGCCTGTTCGTGTTCAAAACCAGTTATTCAACACTGCTGTAGTATTACAAGGAGGTCATATTTTGGGAGTTGTACCCAAAACCCACTTACCCAACAATAATGAGTTTTACGAAAAACGCTGGTTTTCTCCTTCGACAGCTACAGGAGTACAGCGCATTACGCTCTCAGGCGAAGATGTGCCTTTTGGTACAGATTTGCTCTTTAGCGACGGCAAATTTTCGTTCGGCATAGAGCTTTGCGAGGATCTTTGGGTTCCGATTCCACCAAGTTCGCAACACGCTCTGCATGGTGCTGACATTATTTTCAATCTCTCTGCAACAAACGAGCTGATTGGGAAACATCAGTATTTACGGCAATTAATCGAACAACAGTCGGCCCGCTGCAATGCCGGATATGTATATTCTTCTGCCGGTGCAGGCGAATCAACCACCGATGTAGTCTATGCCGGAAACGGAATAATCGTTGAGAATGGGAAAATCATTGCAAGCTCCGAGCGCTTTTCGTTTGAACCGCAACTTATTGTAAGCGATGTTGACATTGAACGGCTGCAAGCCGACCGTATGCGGAATACAAATTACACCAACGAGAAATCCGACAAAACATATCGCACGATAAAACTGGAGGATGCTCACTTTACCCAATTTGAGTTGAAACGCACGTTTGACAAGCACCCCTTTGTACCACCTCTAACCAACAGAGACGCCAGTTGCGAGGAAATTTTCTCGATACAGGTGGGCGGATTGGCCAAAAGATGGAAACATACAAAAGCAGAAACGGTGGTTGTTGGTATTTCGGGAGGACTGGATTCTACGCTGGCTCTGTTGGTTTGTGTAAAAACAGCCGATAAACTTGGCATTGACCGCAAACACATTTTTGGTATCACCATGCCCGGCTTCGGAACTACCGACCGCACCTATACCAACGCTCTTAATCTTATGAAGTCGCTGGGTATAACCATGCTTGAAATCTCCATAAAAGATGCTTGCATTCAGCACTTCAAAGACATAAATCATGATCCGGACACGCACGATGTGACTTACGAAAACACTCAGGCACGTGAACGGACGCAGATATTGATGGATATCGCCAACAAACACAACGGTCTGGTAATAGGCACCGGCGATTTATCCGAATCGGCTCTTGGCTGGGCAACCTACAATGGCGATCACATGTCAATGTATGCTGTAAACTCGGGCGTACCGAAAACATTGGTTCGTTACCTGGTCGATTGGGCAGCACATAAGCTCGAATCGCAATCCGAGGAGATTTTGCGAGACATACTCGATACTCCGGTAAGTCCGGAGCTGCTACCCGCCGACGAAAGCGGCAATATTGCACAAAAAACCGAAGATATTGTTGGTCCGTACGAATTGCACGATTTCTTTTTATACTACATGGTTCGCTTCGGATTCTCACCATCCAAAATCATGTTTTTAGCCCAAAATGCTTTTGGTGATATATACGCAGATGACGTTATTGAAAAATGGCTTAAAATATTCATTCGCAGATTTTTTGCGCAGCAATTTAAACGTTCATGCATCCCAGACGGACCCAAAGTGGGCTCTATAAATCTGTCACCTCGCGGAGACTGGCGTATGCCAAGCGATGCAGTTGCTTTTTTAGTGAACTGA
- a CDS encoding metal-sulfur cluster assembly factor produces MNEFLEIEENIVRMLKTVFDPEIPVNIYDLGLIYKIDLAEDGKLTLDMTLTAPNCPAVDFIVEDVRMKVLSVEGVNDVDVNIVFDPAWDKSMMSEEAQLELGFL; encoded by the coding sequence ATGAACGAATTTTTAGAAATAGAAGAAAACATTGTCCGAATGCTTAAAACAGTATTCGATCCGGAAATACCGGTGAATATTTACGACTTAGGTCTTATTTATAAAATAGATTTGGCGGAAGATGGAAAATTGACATTGGATATGACATTGACAGCCCCCAATTGTCCTGCGGTTGACTTTATAGTAGAAGATGTACGCATGAAGGTTTTGAGTGTTGAAGGCGTAAATGATGTGGATGTAAACATTGTTTTTGATCCGGCCTGGGATAAAAGTATGATGAGCGAGGAAGCACAACTGGAATTAGGATTCTTATAA
- a CDS encoding FprA family A-type flavoprotein gives MFKNQQIAKDIYYVGVNDRQKHKFENMIPLPNGVSYNAYLIVDEKTALVDTVDISFGDIFIDKIQSQLQGKPLDYLIINHMEPDHSGSIRLIRKYYPDMVIVGNNKTLSMVDGYYGVTDNMLEIKDGQILSLGSHKLEFHFTPMVHWPETMMTYDKTEKVLFSGDAFGAFGTLDGAVMDTDLNVDKYWDEMARYYSNIVGKYGNPIQKALKKLTPLELNLICSTHGPVWKEHITEVVDMYDQFSRYHGKDGVVIIYGSMYGNTELMAETVAQGVAEAGVKNIIIHNVSKSDPSVIIRDVFKYKGLIVGSPTYSNELYPEVESLLRKIEIRGVKNRVFGCFGSFTWASAAVKRLTTFVETMKWQSAEITVDEKQGLKTDKYEACLELGRQVAELMKNHVDEPEHCV, from the coding sequence ATGTTTAAAAATCAACAAATTGCTAAAGACATTTATTATGTTGGCGTAAACGATCGCCAGAAACACAAGTTTGAAAATATGATTCCACTACCAAATGGAGTTTCGTATAACGCATACCTGATTGTGGACGAAAAAACAGCGCTGGTGGATACGGTTGACATTTCATTCGGAGATATTTTTATAGACAAAATACAGTCCCAACTACAGGGCAAGCCTCTCGATTATCTGATTATCAATCATATGGAACCGGATCATTCAGGTTCTATTCGTCTTATTCGTAAATATTACCCGGATATGGTTATTGTTGGTAACAACAAAACACTCAGCATGGTGGATGGATATTATGGCGTTACTGATAATATGTTGGAGATTAAAGATGGTCAAATCCTGTCGTTAGGTTCACATAAATTGGAATTTCATTTCACGCCCATGGTTCACTGGCCTGAAACCATGATGACTTACGACAAAACAGAAAAAGTTTTGTTCTCCGGCGATGCGTTCGGAGCTTTCGGAACACTGGACGGAGCCGTAATGGACACTGACCTGAACGTAGATAAATACTGGGACGAAATGGCACGCTATTATTCCAACATCGTAGGAAAATACGGTAATCCGATTCAAAAAGCATTGAAAAAACTTACGCCGCTTGAACTGAATCTGATATGCAGTACACACGGTCCGGTGTGGAAAGAGCACATTACCGAAGTGGTGGATATGTATGATCAGTTTAGCCGATACCACGGAAAAGATGGCGTAGTAATCATATACGGTTCTATGTACGGGAATACGGAATTAATGGCCGAAACAGTAGCTCAGGGTGTTGCAGAAGCTGGCGTTAAGAATATTATCATACACAACGTATCTAAGTCAGATCCTTCTGTCATCATACGGGATGTATTCAAGTACAAAGGATTAATTGTAGGCAGCCCTACTTATAGCAACGAATTATACCCCGAAGTGGAATCATTATTGCGCAAGATAGAAATTCGTGGTGTGAAAAACCGCGTATTCGGTTGTTTTGGCTCTTTTACCTGGGCAAGTGCTGCAGTAAAGCGTCTGACAACTTTTGTGGAAACAATGAAATGGCAATCAGCTGAAATTACTGTAGACGAAAAACAAGGATTAAAAACAGATAAATACGAAGCTTGTCTGGAGCTGGGCCGACAAGTGGCGGAACTGATGAAAAATCATGTTGACGAACCGGAACATTGCGTTTAA
- a CDS encoding M16 family metallopeptidase has translation MTYQTYTLSNGLRIIHKPDESAVTYCGMVINTGSRDEVETEQGMAHFIEHMLFKGTEKRRSGHIINRLENVGGELNAYTSKEETVVYAIVLKEYFERAIELVSDIVLHSTFPQKEIDKEVVIIVDEIQSYNDSPSELIYDDFEELLFANHPIGHNILGKSELLEKYTTEDATRFVQKHYRPEEMVFFVLGDLDFNQIVRWAQKYLKTDGQEQRCTERKSPTSYRPVKKEIVKNTHQVHFMLGNRSYDLHHPNRMGMYLLNNILGGPGMNSLLNLSLREKHGLVYNVESSYQPFTDTGMWSVYFGCDTENAARCEQLVYSELQKLREQPLTENALKKYKLQLMGQMAISAEQKENLALSLGKSFLRYGKIDNLEIVKQKIEEITVDKLQEIANEIFNPDRLSVLKYV, from the coding sequence ATGACATATCAAACATATACCCTTTCGAACGGGCTTCGAATTATTCATAAACCCGACGAATCGGCAGTAACATATTGCGGAATGGTAATCAATACCGGTTCGCGCGATGAGGTTGAAACAGAGCAGGGCATGGCGCATTTTATTGAGCATATGCTTTTTAAAGGTACTGAGAAACGCCGTTCGGGTCATATTATCAACAGGTTAGAGAATGTTGGTGGAGAACTAAATGCCTACACATCGAAAGAAGAGACCGTGGTTTATGCCATAGTTTTGAAAGAATATTTTGAGCGCGCCATTGAGCTGGTTTCCGACATAGTCCTTCATTCCACTTTTCCACAAAAAGAGATTGACAAAGAAGTGGTTATTATTGTAGACGAAATTCAGTCGTACAACGATAGCCCCTCAGAGCTGATATATGATGATTTTGAAGAACTGTTATTTGCAAATCATCCCATTGGACATAATATTCTTGGAAAATCTGAGCTTTTAGAAAAATATACTACCGAAGATGCCACCCGCTTTGTACAAAAACATTACCGCCCTGAAGAAATGGTGTTTTTTGTTTTGGGCGATTTGGATTTCAATCAGATAGTACGCTGGGCTCAAAAGTACCTGAAAACGGATGGTCAGGAGCAGCGATGTACCGAGCGTAAATCTCCAACCTCATATCGTCCGGTGAAGAAAGAGATTGTAAAAAACACCCATCAGGTTCATTTTATGCTTGGTAACAGATCTTATGATCTGCATCACCCAAATCGTATGGGGATGTATTTGCTGAATAATATTCTGGGCGGTCCGGGTATGAATAGCTTGTTGAATCTGTCGCTTAGGGAGAAACATGGGTTAGTATATAATGTGGAATCATCGTACCAACCATTTACCGATACCGGTATGTGGAGTGTCTATTTTGGTTGTGATACTGAAAATGCCGCACGCTGTGAGCAGTTGGTTTACTCCGAATTACAAAAGCTTCGTGAACAGCCATTGACCGAAAATGCGTTGAAAAAATACAAACTCCAGTTGATGGGTCAAATGGCTATTTCGGCAGAGCAAAAAGAAAATCTGGCGTTGAGCCTGGGGAAGAGTTTTCTTCGTTATGGGAAAATAGATAACCTGGAAATTGTAAAACAGAAAATTGAAGAGATAACAGTGGATAAGTTACAGGAAATTGCCAATGAAATTTTCAATCCTGACCGGCTGTCGGTGCTGAAGTATGTATAA
- the serS gene encoding serine--tRNA ligase yields MLTLKYITENTEEVIVRLAKKNFDGADIIAQVVELDNVRKTTQVKVDTASAELNNLSKEIGLLFKQGKQDEAAQAKEKTVELKESIKVLGDQQTAAELKLNELLVQIPNLPHESVPAGKHAEDNLIERTGGVMPNLHADAVPHWDLAKKYDLIDFELGVKISGAGFPVYKGKGARLQRALINFFLDNAREAGYLEVQPPYVVNAASGYGTGQLPDKEGQMYHCTVDDLYLIPTAEVPVTNIYRDVILNESELPIRNTAYSACFRREAGSYGKDVRGLNRLHQFDKVEIVQIQHPDKSYETLDQMVNYVQTLVDKLELPWRILRLCGGDMSFTSALTFDFEVFSAAQERWLEVSSVSNFESYQANRLKCRFRTADKKTQLCHTLNGSAMALPRIVAALLENNQTPEGIRIPKALIPYTGFDLID; encoded by the coding sequence ATGTTGACACTCAAATATATCACCGAAAATACCGAAGAAGTAATTGTTCGGTTGGCAAAGAAGAATTTCGACGGAGCTGATATTATTGCTCAAGTAGTAGAATTGGATAATGTGCGTAAAACAACTCAGGTTAAGGTTGATACTGCCTCGGCCGAGTTGAATAACTTATCGAAGGAAATCGGGTTGCTTTTCAAACAAGGAAAGCAAGATGAAGCTGCTCAGGCCAAAGAAAAAACGGTAGAATTAAAGGAAAGCATTAAAGTACTGGGTGATCAACAAACAGCAGCAGAACTTAAACTCAACGAATTGCTGGTTCAGATTCCAAATCTACCACACGAAAGTGTGCCCGCTGGAAAGCATGCTGAGGATAATTTAATTGAGCGAACCGGTGGCGTTATGCCAAATTTACACGCCGATGCTGTACCTCACTGGGATTTAGCGAAAAAATATGATTTGATTGATTTTGAATTGGGTGTAAAAATATCAGGTGCAGGCTTTCCAGTCTATAAAGGCAAAGGAGCCCGTTTGCAACGTGCGTTGATCAACTTTTTCCTCGACAATGCGCGTGAAGCAGGTTACCTGGAAGTTCAACCACCTTATGTGGTAAATGCAGCTTCGGGTTATGGCACAGGTCAGTTGCCGGACAAAGAGGGTCAGATGTACCACTGCACGGTGGATGATTTGTATCTGATTCCAACGGCAGAAGTGCCCGTTACAAATATTTATCGGGATGTGATTTTGAATGAAAGTGAGCTGCCAATCAGAAATACAGCTTATTCTGCTTGTTTCCGCCGCGAAGCAGGTTCTTATGGTAAAGATGTACGTGGTCTTAACCGACTTCATCAGTTCGACAAAGTAGAAATTGTACAGATTCAACATCCTGACAAGTCCTATGAAACACTTGATCAGATGGTGAATTACGTGCAGACATTGGTTGACAAACTGGAATTGCCTTGGCGTATTCTTCGCCTGTGTGGAGGTGATATGAGCTTCACTTCGGCTTTGACATTTGACTTTGAAGTTTTTTCAGCTGCTCAGGAGCGTTGGCTGGAAGTTAGTTCGGTTTCAAATTTTGAAAGTTATCAGGCCAATCGTTTGAAATGTCGTTTCAGAACTGCAGATAAGAAAACTCAACTTTGCCATACGCTGAATGGAAGTGCCATGGCATTGCCGCGTATAGTGGCTGCATTGCTTGAAAACAACCAAACACCGGAAGGTATTCGCATACCAAAAGCGTTGATTCCTTATACTGGATTTGATCTAATCGACTAA
- a CDS encoding O-methyltransferase, which produces MNLDEYISNHSDAEPEYLAKINRATHVKLINPRMCSGHLQGRVLSMFCRMIQPNRILELGTFTGYSALCMAEALPEGGVLHTIECDDELEDFILQNFAGSEYADKIQLHIGDALTEIEKLNETFDLVFIDADKREYLDYYEAVLPKLRCGGYILADNTLWDGKVLKTVEPNDKQTIEIMRFNDFVATDPRVEKVILPLRDGLTLIRKK; this is translated from the coding sequence ATGAATTTAGACGAATATATATCAAATCACTCGGATGCCGAACCTGAATACCTGGCCAAGATAAACCGTGCCACACATGTTAAGTTGATTAATCCGCGCATGTGTTCAGGTCATTTACAAGGCAGGGTATTGAGTATGTTTTGTCGTATGATACAGCCCAACCGTATTTTGGAACTGGGCACTTTTACCGGATATTCAGCTCTTTGTATGGCCGAAGCGTTGCCTGAAGGAGGAGTTTTACATACCATCGAGTGTGACGATGAACTGGAGGACTTTATTCTTCAGAATTTTGCCGGATCCGAATATGCCGATAAAATACAACTGCATATTGGCGATGCTTTGACGGAGATTGAAAAGCTAAACGAAACTTTCGATTTGGTTTTTATTGACGCCGATAAGCGAGAATATCTGGATTATTACGAAGCAGTTTTGCCTAAACTCCGGTGTGGCGGATATATTCTTGCCGACAATACCCTTTGGGATGGCAAGGTGCTTAAAACGGTAGAGCCCAATGATAAACAAACCATTGAAATAATGCGTTTCAACGACTTTGTAGCAACCGACCCGAGGGTGGAAAAAGTAATTTTGCCTTTGCGCGATGGTTTAACGCTTATTAGAAAGAAATAA
- a CDS encoding acyl-CoA thioesterase codes for MYIYELELKVRDYECDIQGIVNNSVYQNYLEHTRHEFLEENHISFAELHEKGIDAMVSSIEIAYKTPLKPGDNFISKLYVTKEGVRYVFHQVIYRKSDNKLSIKAKVNAVVVIDGKLATALPEFDELVARSEVKSN; via the coding sequence ATGTATATTTACGAGTTAGAATTAAAAGTTCGCGATTACGAGTGTGATATTCAGGGAATAGTGAATAATTCTGTTTATCAGAATTACCTGGAGCACACGCGTCATGAATTTCTGGAAGAAAATCATATCAGTTTTGCCGAATTGCACGAAAAAGGTATCGATGCCATGGTTTCGAGCATCGAAATTGCTTACAAAACACCGCTGAAACCGGGAGATAATTTTATTTCAAAACTTTACGTCACCAAAGAAGGTGTGCGTTATGTTTTCCATCAGGTCATTTATCGGAAATCGGACAATAAACTGTCGATTAAGGCCAAAGTAAATGCCGTAGTTGTAATTGACGGAAAACTGGCAACTGCTCTACCCGAATTTGATGAACTGGTAGCGCGAAGCGAAGTAAAATCAAACTAA